The region GGAccgacgtgttagacagcgctctccaccaccatcatcaaaacaccaaatgggtgaatatcttttggaagaatagTGTTCCTCCCTCCAGAacagttccagagacttgtagaatcaatgcaaaggtgcattgaagctgttctaaTGGCAAATGGTGACCCAACACCTTaccactttatgttggttttacCTTTACTTTGTTACCTGTCTGTATATGTAAAATCTTTTATATTGCTGTTTGTACAAAACAAACTTCTTGCAGGAAAGACCAATTGAGTGTTTACTAAAAATAGCAAACAAACATGACTGGGGGGagataacatgttaaaatgagaaaacttattttcattatggtcCCAAACATGGGTCACTGAAGGCTAGTAGGCTGAACTTCCACCTTCCCCATAATGAAAGTCCACACACAGTTTCCAAATTAACAACCAGGAATTTCTTGCCTAACAATAAACAGTGTAAGTTGTGATGTGTCACTTTAACACATGATGCACAATTGACAAACAGTGCATATAAACTGTATATCCATATACAGTAActtctatttttattatgatCAATGGCCACCTGGTTGCATTCTGTTTCCCAACTTTTCAAAATGACAAGACTAAACACATTTAACAAGTAGCTGGATTGAGGATCACACGAAGGCTGCATTTGGACAAGCcttataatgtaataatgatgtaaatatTTGGTCATGTCAGTTAGTGTTACGagttagaaaaacaaacatttatttttactgattattactttttttcagattattactttaaaatgtaGTGTTCCTCTCAGTATAATAGTCTATGATTGTTTAATGGAGTAACAATCCTCTGTGGACCCTAGTCCACATTATTCTGAGATTTAGACATGGATCTGAATACATTCATCCCgcaaaaaatatgtgtaaagaATATTGTGTCACATGTTcagtttctctccctctttgctCAGTGTTTTCGTTTATTAAAAAAGGAGgaattacaaacatttttaaagattatagATGGAGTGTTAAGTGATCTGGTGTGTGTGAGGTTCACACTAGTGGTCTTCATAGGGCCACTCATCTTAGTATCCAAGACCTGACTGAGCTGAGAGTGGACTTACTATCAGCTCTGATTATATCCTTcataagaagaaaaatgtatttttttttgtggaggAGGGAGGCAGGCGGCCTGTACAGCTCCTCCACTATTTGGATGGGGTCTGCCTATCCTCTGGTCTATTCACATCAGACTGAATATCCTCAGGTCACttctgaatttctttttttttgggggggggggttcaggTAGCTTTCCTGGTGGAGCTACTAAGTGGTCAATGGTAGAAGATTGGTAATATCAGGCAGCTTGACATGACCACTTAAGTTGAGTCCAAAACAAGTTCAAGTCTGAACAGTTTTGAGATTGATTCAAGACCTGGTCCAAACTGGCTTGAGACCAATTCAAGATGGTGATCAAAGAAAGAAACTACGCCCACTCAATcagaaacaaaatattcatgcagtattacacatacacatacatattacCTTAACAGTGCAGACATCTGACAGGCAGCATAATAGATTCTCCAGTCTGCTACAAGAGCAGCCGGTGATGCAGgacaggaagggaaaaaaaactggaCTTTATCAAGACCAAAGACTGTAACAGGAGAGACAGTTGGCTGAAACCAAGACAAGTCAGAGTTAAAACACCCACTAGACCTGGACAAGTTTGGGAAAGTAGAGAAAAATTATTGAGCCCAGACCAAAACCAGACTAGAGTATTACAGCTGTGGCTCCAACTGTGAGTTTACTGATCTGAATGAACAGGATGGATTTTTGGTGTATCTGAATTTTAGAAAAGGATTGTGGGAGTGAATTTCCACAGCTAAGGTGTGAAGAGAAAGTTTAGTTTTCATAAGCCTTTATTTCCCTTTATTAATCAGATGGGTCATAATGAGACATTCCCTCTAAACTTATAAACGTATGTATAAGCACCAGACAGCATTGATACAAAATGATTCTCTAAAACGAAGTGAAGCGTGTCATTCTGTCTGAGTAAACAAAATTTGCTTTCAATGCCAATGGCACTGTGGTAAACAGAGCATGCCTCATCAGTGAAACTCTTTTGATCAATAAGGATTTAACAAAAGCAAATGTACCTTATTATTAAAGTGAATGAACACTGGGATTCCTCCCATCTCATGGAAACATTCCACACGGCATTTAAAAAGACTACTGGTGATTGAAGAGTACTTTTCttcattgttgttattattatttccatttttttcagatGGAAAAACCTGGTGGAGGCAGGAGGCGTCGACTACCCAGCATCACTTGATGAACTGGAAGGTGAGCATCTTGACATAAGTTCAGTCATAAGgtcttcagcagtctgtttCATTGTCACTGAAGGCCAACCACCACCAATAAACATTAAGGGATAATTAGTTCTCtctacaacatacagtatgaatataATACCGCATCATTAAGATGTTAATCAgtaaacataaatgtttaaactcctgaattaaaagtttaaaaagttatcATTCATCCATTTACATTcctttacattacattcatttggcagacatATTTGCCCAAAATGCCTTATGCCTCAATGCCTTAAAATAAGCATACTCAAAACCAATAGGAACAAGAGCTAGATGTCATCAAAATTAGAGGTGCATTGGATTGCCTGTGGTGGAAGATAGACGGCAACTCTGCTGTCCTGACAGAACAGAGCTTTGACCACAGAGTCCTCAGAATGATGGCGCTGATGCTGCTGCAGTACCATATGTTCTTAATGGCCATGCTCAAAGGCAGTGTGAAAATCCTGACAGCATAATCTCATCCTGACCGCATCCCACTGCCTCTGATCACTCTCTCCTCAAAGGGTAATaatacacatgaaaagtgatgGAGGTAGTTGTGTGAAGGATGAAAAAAGACAGCTTGAGAGAGATGTTCAAATCCTTCCTGCCCTCACACCTCCAGACACCCAGCCAATTACTGCGTATAGTCAGCATGATTGTccaattgttttttttgcagaaagttacaaaaaatgtcagattCTACCATCTGAGAGATTGTTTCAGACACTGCCTGATGATCTCTGGCTTTTACACTTGTGACCATGGAAGAATAAATGTATGAgaatcagagagaaaagaaagccaGCAGGATTTGCTGCCAGACAGTTTGCATATATGTTTCACCATCAGCCAATTTCCACTACATTGCCCATTTGATCTGGGCCTTAGGATCCTGCCAGACACTGTAGAGAAACTCATTTCATAAGTGatcttaaaatatttatcttCCCTGCACGGCGGGAAGGTGTCATGTGTCAATTAAGTAATTAAAGAGGTGCAGGTGTTGGCTGTAGGTATCCCACAAGGCCATGGAGACAGACACAGGGAACCCAGACACAATTTCCATGTCAAAGAGCAGATGGAACAGGATGGATCAGCTTACCCAGTGCAGCTTTCAGTTTCCACAATGTacatcatactgtacatcaccAAATACTACAAGACGACTGAGAGTCTACCGCAATGACAGGCAGCTCTGTGGGACTGTAGTCAGGCACAGTGGTGCtatgagctaaatgctaatttggtgctaattagcactaaacataaagtgcagctgagaatgtcattagttctATAGGTATTTAGTTATTGACTATtagacaaaatgaaattttgCCCAGATGGTTGTGCTAGAGAAAGTCAAGAGATCACCGCATCATTACAATTTATTCTGTTGGGACCAGCAGGAATAATGAATGTCTTCACCAGATTTTACAGCAAtccatttcactcaaaaccaaaattCATGGTGACAATATAGATGAAATGtcagggggtcaccaaagtcactGGGCTTCATCCTCTTGAGACCATGAAATTTTTCCAATAGTTCATGAGATACTTTAATCTGGACTAAAGTAGTGGACCAACCAACACTGCCATCCTTacagccatgctgctagcaagTCTAAAAACAGTCCTTTTTTCTAATCTGATCTTAATTTCACAGAGGAAACTTAAGGCACTCATGCACCCAAGAATAGCTCTTTTGAAAAAGCATTACAGGACAACTGAGGCAGGATCTGGAAAGATGAGATCTGGAGTACACAGTAATAGTAAGAGCTTTGAATAAGGTGCAGCAAGAAAGATTTCAACATAAAGCATGTATTCAGAGTTTCTGATGAAGACACTTGGAAGCCGCAATGAAAAACCCAAACTCTGTGATTTCAAACTCTctgattgtttttcctttgAAGTGCAAGTGAATAAGTTCAGTACCCTTACAACCAAGCTGACTACTGAAGTAGCTGTCTGGGTGTTGCTATCATCAGGTGATGCTGTGGGTGGTGGCATCATTGCTCACACTGGTGGAGGATGTGTTTTCTGAGGAGGACAATAAAGAGGCTCAGTCAGAACTCCAGCGCTTCCTCAGGCAACCCTCCTGGCCTCCTGCAAATGATCTGGAATGGGACAGCAGCATCGACACACCCTGGCCTCAAGCCCTTGGTAGGTACTTAACTTTCTCATTTCATTAGCATTGCCACAATCTCATTTAtgtgacacagaaaacacaaaacactggCAGGACTTTTAATGTGACAGCTGCTTTTCTGTCTCCTCACTTGCTCATTCTTTAAAGTGGCCACAAAAACAGGCTGTCATTTATTTCCCAATAATGTAAACTACTGtattaaaatatcagcataAGAATCCAAAATGGGGACTCATCTCTAATATTGGTCCCTACAAGGTAAAAAGTTAGTGTTAGGTTTAGTGGTACCATGGCTATGGTCAAGgctagggtaagtctccagacAACAAATGCAGGTCAGTAGGGTTAGAGATAGTGGGCATTCAGACTGCGTTAGAACAATGCAAGAGACTGCGTTGGTGTTACTTCAGGTACTGACGtgacatgaaatacaatccaggaagtccagctGGAGTAATAGATCTGCCTTTAGATTTGCCTTAATCGGACTGCTGATAGTATAGAGACAGACTAGAAACTAGCAGAGAAGGAGTGGgttgacatgcaacaaaggttccCTGCTGGAATCAAAACAAGGACTTTGCCGTTAAATGGTACGCGGACACCAGGATGCCCCTTATTTGTGACATAGCTGACctaacaaacaataaatatgcaACTGTCCCTTTAGGTGCCTATTGGAAATAAATCACAATCGCTGAGATGTGATGTTCATTGACAGAGAGCATGGAAACCTTGTCTATCACTGAGTTTGAATGTGATTATTCAGTATGtatttacaatataataatTTACTATATctatgtataaatgtaaaaaaaaaaatagaatacaaTATAGCAGGAAGTAGAAGAATAGTAGTAAGTTTGCATTATTTAATAGATTTGGAAACTCTGTAACATGTGCACAATGGgaacacaaaatattttcttccaCTTCTGTGTAGGGGCCATGTTACATTGGCTGCCTGCTTGCATACACTGCTGGGCTTTTATTAGTTTGGGAAGCAAATTCTTCATCTTTATCCTTCATTGTAATGTAAAACAGTTTTTGTGCGGCTAAGACATCTGGGAAAACAAAGCTTTGTAAATCTGTGGTGGAGGCCATAAAATAGTAGCATGTCACTCCTGAATGACTAATATAGCCTCTGGAAATTTGCCTGGTAGTTTTCAACACTGGGTATGACCTTGGTCAATTGAGAAAGGGGCCTCTGTATACAACATGgtaaaaataatcaattcaACATGACAGCAGGTTTCTGTCATGCATCATAGTCCTGTTCATCACAGCCAGGAGAGTAATAAGATGAATGGTTGTGGATTGAATGTCTGTTTATTCTACCAGCCAGTTTGGTATGCAGCCAAGCCAGACTTAAGTCTCTTTTATGAtaagtaatatttttttctgttattaaactgaaataaaagagaTTTTAAGAAAGCCACCCTTACAAGCATCAGCCTGATCTTTCAGCTTTactcattatattatattatattatatttcccTTATTATGTTAGACAACTGGAAATAAATCCAAGCAAATGAGCTTTATCTGCTGTATCACCATTGCAAGTTCAGTGGACTTCAGTCACAGCATGGTACACCTGAGTATGTCACCTTAATAGTGACACTTGCATATTGCATTTGAGGAAGTGTAAATGTTTGGGCCACCACTGGACACTGCCTACAGTTGATGGGATCATTCTAGTATCATCAGCATTGGGACTTTACAGTCACCAGTCCTATACATCACCATCTAGAGTCCCTCTGGGGCTAATCACTTGTGTAATTAGAAAAGAGTTGACAGAGTTTTTCCAGATTTGGGAAGCTCTACTTACTGGAAGCAGTCATACCACTGCAGACTCAGTATATACAGAGATCAGTGTCAGTATAAAACAGTTGTTCATGTATTTTTGAACCATTAGCAGGATTTATTTTAAGATCACTTATGAAATGAATTTCTCTACGGTGTCTGGCAGGATCCTAAGGCCCAGATCAAATGGGCAATGTAGTGGAAACTGGCTGATGGTGAAACATATATGCAAACTATCTGGCAGCAAATCCTGCTGGCTTACTTTTCTCTCTGATTCTCATACAGGATCTACTTTAATGCCAATAAACATCTGCAACTTAGCACTTCATTAGGCATTATCAAGTAATAACGCagtaatatatacacacatcacaGGTGGTTATGAACTATGCAATGAAAAATCATTCACCTCCCACACTGGACCAATTAAAGCAGATATACTTACAAGAAAATTAGAgaatatatagaaaaaatatTGTAGAAGAACATCTACTACAATGCAATACATGAATCGCATAAATTACCCAAGAGGGATGCATCATTGTAGaaactacaaaataaaacatagtaaatagaaaaaaatacaatattatcCAACTAAGAACAAGGTTTCAATAGCAAGATGTTCAAACTAGAAGTTCAAACTAGAATTGGGCcagaatgaataataatgtttacAACAATAAAAAGGGGTACATCAATAGATGTTCACTACACTTGTTTTCTGTAGGAGAAGAGTCAGATTGGTtagttatattttaaaaaattttaagtttttaagcAGTTTTATATTGTCTGGAAGTACAGAGAGTCTTGCAATTGTGTGACCTGACATGCCAGACGgattgttacacagaaccatctgagataTCGTCCATGGAAATTGTTTGGAAAAGGGTAGgcacttgtaaaaaaaaaaaaaacatcttggcaggtgattggatgaaccatctttCCATCACCGTCTTATCTTGCGAGGCAGTTGGATTCACAATGCTGAttggttcggacacaagcgcataacttgaagcctgacaagatggattctcgcgtTCTCACATATCATTCTACGTCATTGCCCAATTGAATTTTAACATGGGAATAGTTGTATAATTACATGAAATAATGCAAACCTTTGTGGCATGTTTTAACATGGCTGAATATATACCTGGGCGGGTTTGACTCAGGAGGCCCTGTGCTCTTCGCCTGGGGAGTAATtctatgcatttttatgttctttttttcctcatgatTGCAAGTTTTCTTTTCGTAAACATGAAGACATGAACTGACAAGCACCTATGCTGCTGTAGATGAGCATTCTACAATGGTAATAATCATTCCCTGAGAAAAATACAGGGTGGAATCATTTAGAGAAAGTGCAGGGAAAAGCCATTCACAGGTCAGGAAGTTGAAATCAGTCAAACACCTGGGCAAGGTCTGCACAGCATAGTGGCTAAATCTTGTTTGAAATGTTCTTGGCAACTGAGAAAGCAACTTCAGCTCCTGTTGGAGTTCAGCCAGCAGCTCCGCTCCTCTAGCGGTAATGACCCTGCATAGTGACAGTACACTTTGCACGGCTCAGCTGATAACCAGCCGAATTTCACTCAACAGCCATGTCTGCTTTCAATTTAATCACACATGCTCTCCCCTGCTAGCTTATAAAACTCTGCTCTAATTCAGTGTATAAACTAAATGTGAGAAGTTTCTTACTTTTAAGTCTCTAAAGGCCAGACATCTGGGATATATCTGGAGTCCGAATATGATTTTCTATTATGTTTGCTTTATTAACACAGTCATTGATTCCAACAGCCTCAGTCTGTGTCCATTCTCACGTCACATGGGATGGATGGGAAAAATTCCCATGTTTACAACTTACAAGTGTTCACGTCACAGGACAACTCAAGATggttgtatgattacagagtTAGTCAAGGGAAGGTTAAAGTGCAATGACAATTTAACACCATAAATGAAAAACTTTGGCTGAGGTGAAACATCcctttttgtttgattttcagGCACTTCCATATTATGAAGTGCCAAGTCGTATATATCATAGCTTTcacaaaaatcaattttaattaCAACTTATAGATTTACGTGAATGCTAATTACAATGTGATGTGAGCATGGTATTATTCTGCACTAGTAGGTGTAGTCGAAAAAGTCTAACCAATAAAGTTTATTACAAATGTGGCCTTCCTGCCCACCCCATCGggataaaaaaagatatttgaggatatcatcttgggctttgggaaatggtgatcgtcatttttcaccattttcttacattttatggaccacaacaactaattgattaatctatcagtcaagaaaataatcatcagattaactgataatgaaaataatcgttagttgctgCCCTTAATATTTGCTTGTCGGGAATCAAATAAttgatgtttctttctttctttctttctttctttttttgcagaagAGTGGTCACTGATGCAGGATGAGGAAGTCCATCAGGGAAGATGGCCGCGCTCCCCTCGTGATCCAAACTCACCCAGAACGTCACGGAGGAACCGCAAGAAGTCCAAGAGCAGCCGCGACTGCCATGTGGAGAAGAAGGAAATGCGGGTGCGTGATCTGGGTCTCGGCTACGACTCGGATGAGATAATCCTCTTTAAGTACTGTGTTGGCACGTGCCACAGCTCCCGCAAGAATTACGACCTGGCCCTCAAGGCTCTGATGGACAACGGGAGTATCTCTGGCAAAAAGGTCAGCAGTAACCCCTGCTGTCGGCCCACCCGCTATGAGACTGTGTCCTTCATGGATTCCCAGACTATCTGGCAGACTATTAAGTGGCTATCGGCGGCCAACTGCAGCTGTGTGGGCTGATTGCAGAGAAAAGTGTATATCtgcaatacacaaacacagagacgcTCTTGTGTGAAAGAGCAGTATGCTGTGAGGCCTGGTCTGTATAGTGGGCAACTTAACCTTGGTTCATGTAGTCTGAGGCCTGCGCCTGGGATGGGATCCACAGTGCAGTGGCCAGGGCTTTCCCTCTGCTAATAGCTTGGTTGTTGTTAATGGAGGGTGAAAATGCTCAGATAGGGCCTGATGGCACCAGCAGGCTATCTGGATGTCTGCCACCAGCCTGAAGCAGGGGGAGGTTTGTTTAAATGCCACCAGCAATAAGCACAGAGGAGTAAACTACTGGTATCAGTGCATAGTGGATTATATTTGTTAATCCTGTCTTTCATTCAGCCTTTTGAAGGCTTTTGGGTGATGAAACACACCCTTTGGAGGTATCCAGGTCTTCATCTTTTTGGCAAAAGTAGCTCTGAGTACAGGTAGCTGATTACATTTCTAAGCGTGCAGCTTGGTTAACTCACCAGAATTCAGTAATTGATAACATCTGTGTATGTTCTGACTGGGAGGTGTTGATTTCAACAGTAAGCATTGAACCTTTTCAACTAACTGGCAAATATGTTAGCTGGTGCTCAAGCGAGCATTAGAAGAGGCTAACTGCATGCAGACATTTGTTGCTGAAACATACAGACTCCAGCTGTTATGAAGGGTTACGTTTTAATTTGTGTTCACAAATTATTAGTTTGTGCCAATTAATAAACAGAATGTAAACATTATCTTTAAGGGACGTCAAAGATAACACAACCCTCAGTCTAACAGCCAAATTGCCAAAAGCACAGTACACTGTAACACTGTATTAAACCCAGGTAACCCAAGATTGTTTATGATCTAACAACTTTTACTGATTATTAGAGTGAACATGGACTGCAGAAACACTGTGCACAGTTCCGCAATTGTAGCATATTAACTCGAAACAAATTTCTGTTTgtaaaaatttaatttgaaggTAGAAATGACTAAATTGTACACACAATTCAAGGCAAGgatattaattattttgtgcTCACTAATTTCAAAACTTTTTCCCATTTTATAGTATATGCCAAACACtgtggaaaaaaactaaaaggcAAAGTATTAACAAtattgattttcatttaaattaatacaTGGACAGCGCACACCATATTTTAGCAAAGCTAACTCATTTTTATTTGGATACTGATTGTAAAAAACTTTGCCATCATATTAAAGTATAGGTTTTggttttttcaagtctgttttcaTACAATACTGGTGTTCCATGTACGTGGAAATGGGCCTTGGTTGCTTTAACCATCCCTATTCTACATACTGACATGTTCTCTCGGAATGTGACTATACTGTAAGaaatggaggacaaaatccactgtGCTAGCCCTCGTTCTGCACAAATATGTATTCCAAAGTTCAGCTACAACTAATATGATGCTTTAGCAGTCTGAGTTTTCTAAACTGAGttgatatcttccaaagttagtaGCCTGTTTAGTACGAAATACactcttttttgtttctctgtaacATTCCTTGCCAAACTGCAGCAGAGGGATACCTTTCAGTAGTGAGGAGTAGATTTGTTGCCAGAACCGTCTTTTCACTAACATTACAATCAGAGTGAATCACATACTGTGGGGTTTTTTGCACTTACCCCATCATCAGCTATTGTCTGCCTAACTGGTGATGATGCGGCCGTGTTGTTCAGACATTTTCTCACAGCTCCTCTTCTACTGAGCATTGCAAACTGTATTTATGTCCATTTTGACAGCTATTAGCCACAACTCTGTCCTTTCAGGATCTCAAAGGATACGCATTTGCTTGTCACTTGTTTCTTTCAGAACACaccaaataaacacagactgacacGGCAGCAGGAGCAAGTTGAGGTCTGGAGGACAACAAGAAGAGCTGGAGATCAGCTCTGAGATATCATAACATGcaccaaaacaaaaagttgGAGTGGGTTGTTACCAAAATATCAGTGTCCAAAAACATAGACTGCAAAAATACTCCTATCAAATCCTAGCTATCAAAACTGCGAaacttttttaaacttacaGTAAGCTTCTACTACTCAAGAGCATGTCTTGAGTAGTAAAAGCCAGATAACGTCAACAGACTTACACACCACTACCAGAATGAATTCCTCCATCACAGCAAAGAATTTAATTCCACGGAAATGAGCTCCAGGGCAGTGCGTGTAGCCATGTTGGACCTCTGAAGCCTTAATTTAGCTTCAGTCGAACTTtggaatgtatttttgcacaaaatgagggctgtggattttgtcccccatttaAGGTTAGTCACGTTCTGAGAGAATACCCTCAAGGCCAGTATGGAAAGTAGGAATTGTTCCAGCGACCAAGATCCATTTCCACGTACATATTGACACATCAGTAATGTATTGAGACAGACCTGAAAAAACTAAACCTGTcttttaaagctggagtgcaggacttttgtctcccgtTTCTGGCAAAATACTCATACTAAtaataaaagactaaaaacaacaCTACTGACACATGCTTACATCATAGGCTCTGCAGTAGCCTACTCTGTtgctactgttgcggctgtaaaacagtggattaattgtttttgaGTGTCAAACAACCCTTGTGAAATGACACGTGTCaatatcagaatttgatccattcagtccaataacatttggaaagtctagaagagccgcatgattaaattattttatccccattcaagttagtgGAGAGCTAACTGGAAGTCTGTAGTGCACATGCTCTGCCCATAGATCATGCAtagtatgcattcatccagccagcgcaggaatgtcaaacccgacaccagattaaaaactccagTATTTTGTGACATACAGAAAGATTTACctggcagtgataggcttaatcagcattgtgtgatcTCATTTGgtaagggcttgaatgtaacgaaCATTCATCTATATGTAAAacttctgcactgcaggtttaagttaaattaaatctGTATTACAATATATTCACAGTTAACAACTGTTGATGCTTTTAGTTATGGAATGAAATGTGATTCAGCCTCAAAAGTCTGCATGGAAACATGATAAGACCTTTTAACACTGACATTTT is a window of Thunnus thynnus chromosome 8, fThuThy2.1, whole genome shotgun sequence DNA encoding:
- the LOC137188365 gene encoding neurturin isoform X2, which encodes MIDRAKKLGKDGKTWWRQEASTTQHHLMNWKVMLWVVASLLTLVEDVFSEEDNKEAQSELQRFLRQPSWPPANDLEWDSSIDTPWPQALEEWSLMQDEEVHQGRWPRSPRDPNSPRTSRRNRKKSKSSRDCHVEKKEMRVRDLGLGYDSDEIILFKYCVGTCHSSRKNYDLALKALMDNGSISGKKVSSNPCCRPTRYETVSFMDSQTIWQTIKWLSAANCSCVG
- the LOC137188365 gene encoding artemin isoform X1; this encodes MNTGIPPISWKHSTRHLKRLLVIEEYFSSLLLLLFPFFSDGKTWWRQEASTTQHHLMNWKVMLWVVASLLTLVEDVFSEEDNKEAQSELQRFLRQPSWPPANDLEWDSSIDTPWPQALEEWSLMQDEEVHQGRWPRSPRDPNSPRTSRRNRKKSKSSRDCHVEKKEMRVRDLGLGYDSDEIILFKYCVGTCHSSRKNYDLALKALMDNGSISGKKVSSNPCCRPTRYETVSFMDSQTIWQTIKWLSAANCSCVG